The sequence GATTAATTTAGCCGTTTATGTAAATACGAATGCCGATAATTTGATTATTGGTAGGTTAATTGGTGCAAAATCTTTGGGATACTACAATCTTGCTTATCAGCTAGCTATGTTACCAACATTTGCGCTGTCGCAGATTAACCGCATGAATTTGTCGGTAATGTCTCAACGAGATAACCAAGCCAGAAAAATTTATCTTTGTCAGATGTTGGAAATTTATGCTGTATTTTACGCCGGTATCTATGGTGTAGGTTTTGTAATTGCACCGTGGATTATTCCCTTAGTGTATGGCGAGCAATGGACATCGGCAGTAAGCATCTTTGAAATTGTCTTGATTTTTGCTTATGCCAGAGGTTTTATGTCTATTCTCGGTACAGCTTTGAATGCTATAGATAAACCTTGGATTAACGCTGCCATTAATTGGATTCTGGTACCGCTATCAATTCCAGCTTTCTTTGTGGGAGCTAGTTTGGCAGGAGTCGCAGGAGTTGCGATCGCTGTTGCTATAGTTATGGGTATTGCAGCAAGTATTTGGTTTTGGTTGGCGGTTAGCCATGCAGCAAAATGGAATATTATCGACTTGCTCAAACCTGTAATGCTACCAACTTTTACTATTACGGTAGCGCTTATAACTGTTATTTATTTGCCTTTATCTACATTTTTACACAATATTTTTCAACCACTTTTACTGATTGCTATTTATATTGCTGGATTATCAATTTTTTCTTGGGGTAGAATTCCGCGATTATTAATTCATGTAGTCAGAATATCCTTGAATAGTAGCTCTGAAAAATCATAATAAGTTATCGGTTAACAATTAGCAAAATTTACCAGTCATACAATAAGTTTATAGAAAGTCTTTCTTCATTGAAATCAATTTGGTCATCTATCTAAGAGGATGTTTTGAAAAGTATAGTTTTTAGCCCAACTATCAGATTATCCCCCTTCAACCCCTTTTTTAAGGGGGATTTAGGGGGAAGTCAATATTTACAAGTTTTATTTATGACGCATCCTTACATCCTCTAATAAAATATTGAATAGCATATATTTCAGCCATCAATCAATGGCTTAATTTTATATGCAATTTATATGCCATATTAGATAAAAATTATCTCTATTAACTTATATTAAAATATGCAGCAACAAACAAAAAATACATTGTCTTCTCAAACCTCAGAAAGAATATTTTTTCTGGAGCTATTAAAAGCAATCAGTATAATTGCCGTAGTTTCTTTTCATGCTATATTTATTCCTCGTTCTACTTTTCTTAATAGTAGTGAAACTTTAGAAACTTTATTTGCGCCGTTGAGGTTCTGCGTTCCCGTTCTTCTGACTGTTTCCTTAGTGCTGTTTGAAAGGCAAATTTCTGACTCTCCCGCAGATTCAGAAAAACCTTTATTTAAAAAACGTTTGCATCGTTTAGGAATACCGATTTTATTTTGGTTTAGCATCGCAACAGCATTAAAACTAATTAACGGAAATTCGATTTTAGAAGTTATTGCGGCAATCTTCCAAGGGGAAATATTTACAGGTGCCTATTACTTTATAGTTCTCATACAGGTATTATGGAATTTTGTATTAATGAGAGAATGGCTGTATAAACAGCAACAAAACATTTTCAATTTAATTATTATTCAAGCTATATTATTACTATTTGTTTACGCTACAATTGGCGGTTTTTTTGTAAATCCAGTATTACAGCTTTTATTATTTTTAGAGCGCCCATTTATTATTTACTGGCTTGGCTACATCGCTTTAGGGGTATATATTTATCAAAACTTTGATTGGATAGAAAGAACATCTTATTCTTTAACTAAAACTCATAAAATATTAATTTTATGCTTTACCGCTGCAACAATGATGGCTGAATATCAAGTATTAAGTTCGATGGTGACAGGCACTTTACGTCCCTTCGATTATGCAGCATTTTCCTGTATTTTGAGCGTACCGATGATGTTTATATGTTTTGCATCAGTTAACGAAAATAGTTTACCAATACCAGTTGTTAAAATTGTCAAAATCTTATCAAAATACAGTTTGGGAATTTTTTGTATAAATGGTATTTTAGCGCAAATATTTCTATCTATTGGTACGCAATTATTCAGCGAAACAAGTTTCAATCTTATACAAATGATTTTAATCAAAATTATCAGTTGGATAGTATTGTTTGTAATGTCATTACTGCTATCAATATTTCTAGAAAGATTGGGTTTGAAAAAAATTGTTTGTTAATAATAACCAGAGTGCAAGTTAACCCATATCTTGCAGCAGTGTCAGAAACTGGGCTTCGTCAGTACAGTTTTTTATGTCATTAGGCTTCAAAGCGCTACCTCACCCCGCCCTACGGGCACCCCTCTCCCTTTATAAGGAGAGGGGTAAACTTTTTAAGTCAATGTCTCGGAAAGTTCTTCTAAGTGAAAAGCAAGATTTTTGAGTGACATTTCAATCTCTCCACTGTAAGAAAGCTTTCTCCACATGCGAGTTGTGGCATTATCCAGCGCAGTTGTATCCAAGTATTGAGCAAAAATTGCTAGCCTCTGTGAATCTGTTTGTGCTGAAGCCAAACTATCTAAAAAATCTTGAGGTGTCATGAGTTACAACTCCATTGGTGTTCGCTTTTCTAGCCCTTATATTTCTGCCACACCTGGATTTTTATTTCTGATATCAGTTTACCCAGATTTAAATATGATTACTGCTATCTTTCTACAATCCTTGAGAATTAATGATTTGAACTACTACTATTCGATTTCATTAATTTTAAAGGGTTTCTTTTCTCCCCCTGCTTCCCCCTCCCTAATCCTTTTTCTCACCTTAGTTTAATTTTCACCTCATCTAACTCTAATTTTTCTTTCGATGCCATTAATTACAGTCAAGGAGCATTAGAAAACATACTAAGTTCAATAGGAGATACGAGAAAATGGCACCTACTTTAGAAGCAGGCAGCACAGTTCCACTATTTATTACTGATTTTGCAGGTGCAATGTTTTTTGATGAGCCTCAAGAGGGTGGAGGTATATTTGCTGTAGGAAAAGAAGGGCAAACCAACATTCTGCTTTTCCCTGATACCAATGATGTAGCTGCTGGTGGTGATGAAGTTGATGTGATTATGGGGGGTGCTGGAAACGACAACATCATGGGTGCTGGAGGTACGGATTTTATGTTCGGTGGCTTCGGTGATGATGTTGTCAGAGGTGGAGAGGGAGACGATGTTATTGTCGGGAATCAAGGTTCCGATCTTCTTATTGGTGGTGGAGGTAGCGATGTTTTTGAATTTTTTACAGATCAGTTTGTGAGTGGTGATTTTGATGTACTTCTCGATTTTGAAAAAGGCGAAGATTCTATATTAATCGTAGGAAGTAATGATGCTGCTTATAATCCTGCAAATGGTCTACTATCTGTAGATGGTTCTGAAGTTGCTATATTAGCTGCCGGTTTAGACCTTGAGATTACCCCTGCTGCCAGTACTGTTGTACTTTCATAATTAGAGAGAGTTGGGTAAAGGGGCAAGAACTAAAAGCCCCCACCCTGGAAGAGTGGGGCTAAACAAACGAAGCCCCTCTTCAGGGGCTAAATTAGGCGCATCTTGATAAAGAAATGGTATCAGACAGAATTAATTACATTGCTTCGCTTCCCCCGCAATGACTGTAAATATTTTTGTCCAATTACTTACCTATCCCCCAATACCCAATTCCTTCTTCTCATTTTTCTCATTTAACTCTTACTCAAGGTTCAGATAGCATTCATTACACCCTCAGTGTCGTGCTTCATATTAGTAATTAAGCAAGGAAAACAAACAACTTTCACCCAGAGGAAACTAAAATGTTCAATAAATTAGCTGGCTTCGGAATTGCATCTATCGTATTATTGGGTAGCGTTAGCGAATTAGCAATTAATACATCTACAGCTTCAGCAGCTAAACCCGCAGCGAATAACACAACTTTATTAGCAGCAAAACCTCAATTAATAGCATCGGGAAGTTTTGTTACCACCGAGCAAGACCATCCTACTAACGGAATCGCTAAAATTGTTGAGGTCAATGGTAAGCGTTATTTGCAATTTGATAAAGCTTTCACAACAGCTAGAGGTCCAAAAGTAAGAGTTGTGCTTCACCGTAATAATACAGTACCGGTGAATCTAAAAGAAGAAAACTATGTTACTTTGGCATCTTTAAAAAAATTTGATGGCGCTCAAAATTACGAAATCCCTGACAATTTCGATTTAAAAGATTTTCAATCTGTAGCAATTTGGTGTGAAGAATTTAATGTTACTTTTGGTTACGCTAGTTTACAAGATAGTTAATTTGTTGCAATTTTTTAGGCAGGCATGATTGAATATTATTAAATTCAGGACTTAGGCAAGCACAAGGTTAAATATTATTTTTTTAATTGACAATTCTCTAAAGCTTCTTAAATCGTAAATTTGCTTAAGTCCAAAAATAAAAAATGCCTGCTATTACTCTCAAATCCCCTTGATTTAAGTAATATCAGCCTAATAATCTAATAATCAAAAACCCGGTTATAGCTGATAACTGATATGAAAACTTTCTCTCATTCCCTATATTCCGCATTTTGCTTTCTTAGTTTATTTATTTCTCCTAAGATGGCGCTTAGTCAAGTATCTAGGGATGGAAGTTTAAATACTAATGTAACTACTAATGACCAATTGAATTTTAATATTAATAACGGAAGTCGAGCCGGAAATAATTTATACCATAGTTTTGCAGAGTTTTCTATACCTAATGGTGGTTCGGCTGTTTTTAATAATCCTTCTGATGTTGTTAATATAATTAATCGGGTTACGGGGGGTAAGGTTTCTGACATTAACGGTTTAATTGAAGCCCAAGGAAACGCAAATCTATTTTTAATTAATCCCCGAGGAATTGTTTTTGGTCAAGATGCAAAGTTGGATATCGGCGGTTCGTTTTTTGGTAGCACTGCTGATAGTATTAATTTTGCCGATGGAAGTATTTTTAGTGCGCTAAACCTGCAAGAAGAACCTTTGTTAACTATTAGTACTCCCTTGGGTTTGCAGTACGGTACAAATCCGGGGAGTATTACAGTTAAGGGAACGGGAAGTAATCTAAGATTGGGTGAAAATAATTCATTGGTAAGAGATGATAGACCAATCGGATTAGAAGTCGCAAATAATCAGACTTTAGCTTTAGTAGGTGGTAATGTTTTATTAGAAGGTGGTAATTTAACTACCTTTTCCGGAAATGTTGAAATTGGCAGCGTTCGCAACGGTAATGTAAGCTTGATTCCAATCAACTCGGGTTGGGAATTGGGCTACGAAGATGTTAAACAATTTTTAGATATCAGTTTAAATAATGCTGCATCTATAGAAACTAGCGGTAATCGCAGTGGTAACGTTTTTCTTAGGGGAAAGCGTATTTCATTGTCAGAAAACTCGTCGATTTTGACTAATACCCTTGGTAATGGTTCTGGTGGAGAACTGAACGTAAAAGCTTCTGAGTCATTAACCTTAGTTGGACCCAAAATAAATGAATTGATTAGAAATAGATTTTATACAGGTTTATTTGCCGTCTCTGAAAATAATGCTACTGGTAATGGAGGTAAATTAAGTATTGAAACCAATAATTTAAGTGTTACTAATGGTGCGTCGGTAACAGTTAGTACTTTTGGGTCGGGAAATGCGGGAGAATTGGACGTTAAAGCAACTGATATACAAGTAATTGGTTTCTCAGACA comes from Rivularia sp. PCC 7116 and encodes:
- a CDS encoding oligosaccharide flippase family protein; translated protein: MTQISTKKIAASGLWLTASFGFTKVSQLISQIFLARLLSPSDFGVWGMVLIVTTLASLFKDAAIATVLVQRGLEDQKLVNAVYSLGVNISIGMFVIQALAGYPLAVFFKEPLVFPLTLAVACIFIVSAGAGSHGAVLQREMKFRELAIADSCAGFARFAGAVVCAFLGGGIWSFAVAEIAMSAVDALLKRKFSRYRFQYYFKPDSQAIREVRTYISSLVGINLAVYVNTNADNLIIGRLIGAKSLGYYNLAYQLAMLPTFALSQINRMNLSVMSQRDNQARKIYLCQMLEIYAVFYAGIYGVGFVIAPWIIPLVYGEQWTSAVSIFEIVLIFAYARGFMSILGTALNAIDKPWINAAINWILVPLSIPAFFVGASLAGVAGVAIAVAIVMGIAASIWFWLAVSHAAKWNIIDLLKPVMLPTFTITVALITVIYLPLSTFLHNIFQPLLLIAIYIAGLSIFSWGRIPRLLIHVVRISLNSSSEKS
- a CDS encoding acyltransferase, with translation MQQQTKNTLSSQTSERIFFLELLKAISIIAVVSFHAIFIPRSTFLNSSETLETLFAPLRFCVPVLLTVSLVLFERQISDSPADSEKPLFKKRLHRLGIPILFWFSIATALKLINGNSILEVIAAIFQGEIFTGAYYFIVLIQVLWNFVLMREWLYKQQQNIFNLIIIQAILLLFVYATIGGFFVNPVLQLLLFLERPFIIYWLGYIALGVYIYQNFDWIERTSYSLTKTHKILILCFTAATMMAEYQVLSSMVTGTLRPFDYAAFSCILSVPMMFICFASVNENSLPIPVVKIVKILSKYSLGIFCINGILAQIFLSIGTQLFSETSFNLIQMILIKIISWIVLFVMSLLLSIFLERLGLKKIVC
- a CDS encoding calcium-binding protein, producing MAPTLEAGSTVPLFITDFAGAMFFDEPQEGGGIFAVGKEGQTNILLFPDTNDVAAGGDEVDVIMGGAGNDNIMGAGGTDFMFGGFGDDVVRGGEGDDVIVGNQGSDLLIGGGGSDVFEFFTDQFVSGDFDVLLDFEKGEDSILIVGSNDAAYNPANGLLSVDGSEVAILAAGLDLEITPAASTVVLS
- a CDS encoding DM13 domain-containing protein translates to MFNKLAGFGIASIVLLGSVSELAINTSTASAAKPAANNTTLLAAKPQLIASGSFVTTEQDHPTNGIAKIVEVNGKRYLQFDKAFTTARGPKVRVVLHRNNTVPVNLKEENYVTLASLKKFDGAQNYEIPDNFDLKDFQSVAIWCEEFNVTFGYASLQDS